tatatatgtatatgtatataggaCAAATTTTATCTATAAGCAGTGGTAACTACCACCTAGCTAGCTGACCTCCACGTGTCCACACTCTACGTAGCACCAAGCCAACTGGATAGATGGATGCGGTTAACGGGTTCTATGCAATCCAATAAGAGCAACTAATTTAGTTTAATTATTAAATAATCCGGCAAGTTGTTGAACTACTTCCTCAATTCTAGGCAACGTACTTGGATCACATTGTTTATTGGATAAGCATGTGTGGACGTGGCGCCTATTATTCCTGGAGGAAGGAAAATCTTTAGTACGAGGAATTAAATAGAGTATTTATAGTGGACTGTATTTGTAGCAATACAATATTGGAGTATATCATAAAAGAGAGTATTTtccacaaaaataaaaataaaagagtatGGCCATATATGCTGCCGGCAAGGATTAATTATATGGTGATATTGTCATTCTTACTTTGTGTACATTCAAAGTGGGAGTATATAGAATGGAGTAATTTTTAAAGAGAGTGAACGCTCAAAAGAGTATATAGAATGGAGTAATTTTTATGAAATTAATGCATATGCAGTATGTTGTATTCTGTTACGAAAGTATGGAGTATTTTCCGTTTAGGAAAATATGGAGTGTAGTATGTTGTATATATTCTGTTAAGAACGTATGAAGTATTTTCCTTTCAAGAAAGTACGGAGTATGTAGTATGTTGTATCTTGTTAAGAAAGTATGGAGTATATTCCTTCTAAGAAAGTATGAAGTATAGAGTATTTCACTAATCTAGGACATCTAATCAGAGTATGAAGTATACAATATACTATTATTTCAATGAAACAATGGAGTATATAATATACTACTATTCTATAGGAATATGTACTTTGTAGAATGGAGTATATAATATACTACTATTTTATAGGAATATATATGTACTTTGTAGAGTATGTAATGGGTATTTAGTATGGAGTATCTCTAAAAAGGAGTATAAAGTATGGAGTATGTCCAAATAAGGAGTATATTTTCCAAAATAAAGAGTATCTTCCTACAAAAAATAGATATGCTAAGAGGAGTATCTCAATAAAAAGAAGTAAGTACATCTTGATACTGACCAAATATACTAGAGTATGCATGTGATTGTTCTATTCTGTTTTCACGTACAAGTACAAGATTGCAAAAATGAAAAATCTGCCAAGATACTACATCTTCAAGCAACTGTAACTACTAGCTAGAACATCAGTCGGCTAGAAGAGACAACATGGGAACAAAACTTTAACACATGGCTTTCTTGGACTTTGTGATGATGCTTTCTCATGCACATGTGTATACTGATTTGTAACTAGAGAATTGGATTGGGACTCATGTAGTGCTAGACGTGGTGATAGCTGGGGTGGACACGTCCAAGATCATATAGTATAGGGTCGATGTAGCAGGCAGTGGTGAGCTCTTCAACGGCGGCAGTGGCGGCCGTGGTGGAGAGCGCATGTTGACGGCGGCTGGTTGAGCATGCGGTATGTTTAGTATAATAGTAGTTCCATACATCATCGTAAGAAGCCACGAATCACATAGGAGCGGCCGGCCGGCCGTGGCGACGGCTCCACAGTGGTGACGCCATGACACCGGCATACAGTCCGAGAAGAAATTActgtatgaagatggtctcttccTGTGACTGTGCACTTGGTCGGCTTGCGGTCGCCATGCTCGTTGTTCCTTATCATCACATCTGGATCTTCGTAATCACGCTGCGACACTCATGCAAGAACTGCACCAGGTCGCTGCGTGCAAAGGCAGTCCATCATAGGTGCATGCCCATGCTCTAGATCAACGATGAATTCATATTAGATAAGAAACAAATCAGGAAGAGACTAGAAGATTTTGTTTGCCTGATGAATACCTTCCGACATGCATCCATGCTCCTAATCCTAATCGGCTGCAATTGCCGGCGAGTTGGCGACTGCCGTAACAAAATTTAGTTCCGCCGTTATCGAATCCATTGATCTCCTAATGGTGAGATGCCACGAAACGTCCTGCATGCCTGCTGTTGTGAGGTGATTAAATAATATCTATGCATGATAGTCGGAACTGTACGGGCGCTTTCTCTTATCGGGCGAAGTGGAAAAAGAGAGCCTATTTTCACAACCAACCCATTAATCAATAGCCACACCAGAGATGAGATCGGACGGCGCTGAGAACAGAGGTAACTACCACTATATGGTAGTATGTATTTTCCCtatgtatatatataaaataaATGCGTGCATGTTCCACTGTACCATGACAAAATGTGTACTGACCAAAGCATCAATACTGTCTAATATTGTTGGAGTTTGTATCAattaatatgcaaaaagaaaaTGGTTTGTTGCAATAATTTTGATGTGACTTAAGCTTGGCGTGTATACATTGCTGCATTTTCTTCCTATGCTTGTGCTAATGGTGTCTACTATGTTACTCAATGACTTATATTGCGGACAATTATCTAGGAAGCAAGTGAAAGGAAATTCAAGTAGCCATACAACATCCATTGGAATGCCAAGACGGGCTCCTTTTCAGGATATTACAAATTTGGTTGACTCACATAGTTTATCAAAGAGAAAACAAGGTATATTTTTAATATTTTTGGTCaccatatttttgaaacaatattaCAGCTTCTTAGATGTTGATATATAAATGAAAATAACTTATGCCTTGTGTGTTAAAAAGAATGCTCACAGATTGTTCGAAATATTCTATTCATTTCAGCGCAAAATATTCTTGGTTCAGCGGATCATCCAATTACTGGGACGATACGATCAGTCAATCCATCTGGCATATCCATACAGTCAACTACTCCTTCGGCTGGACACATAACTCTACCAATAGATGCTTCCGAGCGTAAGCGTTATCGTGATCGGGAAAGATACTTGCGGATGACTGCAGAACAGCGCGCTGCCTACCtacaaagaaaccgtgagtacaaaTGGAGAAGGAAAAATCCCATTGAAGTTAGTAATAATGTACAATCTGGGAGTCAAACTTGTAACTGTACCAGTTTAAGCATGCAAGCAACAACTCTCGCCAGTACAAGAACAGAAGGTATATATTAATGCAATAATATTCTGTATTATTTTTTAATAACATGAATGGTCACTCGATCAGATTATGTTTTGTTTATCTCCAGAGCGTGCATTTCTGATAATTAGAACATTAACATCCATTTACTACTCTGTTTTTATTTGTCAATAAATATTATAAtatatgtttttttttcttttttgctggaACACAGACCAATATTGGAGGTTTAAACTTTCTGTCCTACAATATCCTTTGAGTTGGCATAATCAgtttggttgctaaaaattagACTGATCAGTCCATCTGACATATTAACAACATGTAATGTATCGACAGGTACTTGTCAACATAAGCGTATAGCAGCATTCCTGGACAAGGGCAGTGGACATAAGAGAAGGAGACTGTCTAATGGGGCAAGTTGTAGTAGTACTGGAAAGGAAACACATGAACATGTTGTAGCCAATGAGCATGAAGACCATGACAGCACCATCTATGTCCCAAATGGTTGTTTTCCTGCTCTAGAAGGTAATACAATTGTTAAGGTGTACATAGCTATTTATAATGTATCGATCATTCTCAACTTTCCCTCTCCTAAAACATTAATTTACTAATTGACAAATTAATGTATAGATGAATCTGGGCAATCCGAATATATGaccgaggatgatgatgaagatgatgagagttACATATTCACCGGACATGGTACGAATTAGTATGCATTCTCAGTATAAAACAATGATTACTACCATTGCGACACTGTTTCCTCACTATTAAAAAAATGGACAGGAACTGAATGCATATCATCATATCAAGACCCAAACCATGCAAATTGTGGAATACAATATGATCCTTTTGATCGTATATATCGGAGTGTACCAAGTGGCCATCATGTTTTGGAGCCTGTACTTAACTGCACACATTGCAATGCAAAACGGTTCCAGTATGAGAATCCAACATTTTGCTGCATGGGTGGCAAGGTCAAGATAGTAACTCCAACTATTCCTGCTGAAATGCGCCGACTATACACAAGTCAAGATCCTGACGCGAAGTACTTTCAGGATAATATCCGGTACTTCAATTCTCACTTTTCTTTTACGTCTCTCGGTGTTATCTTGGACCAGAGATATTGCAATAAAAAGTCGGGAGTTTACACATTCCGTGCACAAGGTCAAATTTATCACAGAATTGATCAATTGGTTCCAATAGAAGATGGCCCCAAACATTTACAGCTGTACTTTTATGACACTGAATCAGATTTGCAACATAGATTTCATTATTCTCCTAATCTTGATAGAGTTCTCATTCGAAAATTGGCGAGTATACTTTCATGTAATCCTTACGCACAGACCTTTCGAAGCCTTGGCTCAGTACCAAACCTTGACGAGTATCGAATTGAGCTCAACACAGACATTTCCTTAGATCAACGAGTATATAATGCACCAACTACGTCACAAGTAGCAGCAATTTGGGTGGAAGGAAATAATCCTCAGGGTCACTTCGATAGGAGTATAATGGTATATGGTAAATCAAGTAATCCACATTACGTAAAAGCGTACCATGGCTGTTATGACCCACTTTCATATCCACTATTTTTCCCAAATGGGGAGGTTGGGTGGAACTTGAATATACCAAAAGTGAgagcaaattttattgttaatgggATAAATCAAGAAGATGACTATAACAATGAAGGTAAGTTGTGAGTTGTGACACATAATCAATAGTCATTTATATATTATATTTTAAAAATTGTTTATCTAAATTAAAGTGTTTTCCATTATAGGGCTGGAGTATAACTCTGGTTCATTTGTTTCACCAAGGGAATATTATTGTTTCAAACTGCAAGTTCGAGCCAAAGAATTTAACGTTTTACTTTTTGGTAAACGACTAACTCAACAATACATTGTTGATATGTACATTAAGATTGGATCGATAAGATTAGCATTTTACTTAAAACCAGCAAACCAAAATCTTATACGGGCAGATTTATATCAAGGGCTGGTTGATAGTGTTGTTGCTGGCGAGACACGTGCGTGCATGATTGGGAAGCGTATAGTCCTCCCACCCTCATTCATAGGAGGCCCATGGGACATGCGCCGACGATATCTGAATGCTATGGCTTTGGTCCAACGGTTTGGAAAACCAGATCTATTTCTTACAATGACATGCAATCCAAGTTGGGAGGAGATAACAAAGGAGCTCGCACCAGGACAATCAGCACAAGACCGGCCAGATTTGGTAGCACGAGTTTTCAGGGCAAAATTGGAGGATCTTAAGAATCTCATATTTAAAAAGAAATTTTTTGGTGAAGTTGCTGCTCACGTGCATGTCATTGAATTTCAAAAAAGGGGACTACCCCATGCACATTTCTTGATAATCCTAAAGTCGGATTACAAGATAAATAACCCAGATCAGTATGATCAAATTATATCAGCTGAAATTCCTGACAAAAACAAGTACCCTGTGTTACATGATTTAGTTATTAAAcacatgatgcatgggccctgtggCGTTCTCAATAGTAAAAACTCCTGCATGCAAAATGGGGAGTGTAAATACCACTATCCCCGGGCATTCTCAGATGCTACATTGCAAGGCAAGGACTCATATCCAATTTATAGACGCAGGGATGATGGCCGTAAAGTGCGCATTAGGGGATCTGTTTTGGATAATAGATGGGTTGTGCCATACAATCCATACCTACTTATGAGATACAGTTGCCATATAAACATTGAAGTTTGCTCCAGCATCAAGGCTGTTAAGTATTTATTTAAGTACATCTACAAGGGTCATGATCGTGCCTCTTTTATCGTAGAAGCCGCAGGAGGTAGAGTTATTAATGAAATTCGTGAGTATAGAGATGCCCGCTTTATATCACCTCCAGAAGCAATATGGAGAATTTACTCTTTCAATTTGAGTGAGATGTCACCTCCTGTCCTACAGTTAcaggtccatttgccaaatttgcaTACGGTCTGTTATAAAGACTGCGATAATTTGGAGAATGTGATTAGTATAGAATCATCTTCCAAGACAATGCTTACCGAGTTTTTTAGAATGAATTCCATTGATCCATATGCTAGAAATTTCCTATATAAGGAATTCCCTGAATTTTATACATGGCAAAGGAACCGCAAAACATGGAAACGGCGCACACAGAGAATTCAAATAGGTCGACTTGTTGCGGCTCACCCTGCAGAAGGAGAACGCTATTACTTGAGAATATTGCTAAACCATGTGAGGGGGCCCACATCTTTTGATGATTTACATACTATCGATGGTGTTATTTTCTCCACATTTAGAGAAGCTGCGGAGAGAAGGGGTCTCATAGAAGCGGATAATAGTATTTCTGACTGTCTCACTGAAGCTGCTACATTTCAAATGCCCTATGCACTTAGAAGGCTTTTTGCTACAGTTTTGGCATTTTGCGAAGTTACAAATGTTCGTGCATTATGGAACAAACACTTTGAAGCAATGTCTGATGATTTTCGTAGGGAGAGCATAAGTGATGAAGCAGTCGAGAAACTGGTGCTTGGAGATATTCAAGATTTGTTATATTCCATGGGAAAGGACATCAAGACCTTTGATCTTCCAAATCTGTTGGATGCTGATGACCTAGATATCTTAGATGCTAAAGAACTGACTGAAGAAATGTCTATTAAAGTTGCTAAAGAAGACCTGGAGCTGGAGGCAACTCTAAACAATGAACAACAACTTGCTTTTGATGAAATAATGGACCACGTGTTGCACAGGAAGGGTAAGGTCTTCTTCATTGATGGTCCAGGAGGTACAGGAAAGACGTACCTTTATAAAGCTTTATTGGCTAAAGTACGATCCATGGGGTTGATAGCCATTGCAACAGCAACATCTGGCATTGCAGCTTCTATCATGCCTGGTGGCCGGACTGCGCATTCCAGATTTAAAATACCGATCAATGTTCAAGAGGATATTGTGTGCAACATCAATAAGCAGGGTGGGACAGCTGAATTACTTCGAAGAGCATCTTTGATAATTTGGGATGAAGTCGCCATGACAAA
The Triticum dicoccoides isolate Atlit2015 ecotype Zavitan chromosome 3A, WEW_v2.0, whole genome shotgun sequence genome window above contains:
- the LOC119272659 gene encoding uncharacterized protein LOC119272659 → MVYQCSPTDMSTTSRTGSFDVKRKQVKGNSSSHTTSIGMPRRAPFQDITNLVDSHSLSKRKQAQNILGSADHPITGTIRSVNPSGISIQSTTPSAGHITLPIDASERKRYRDRERYLRMTAEQRAAYLQRNREYKWRRKNPIEVSNNVQSGSQTCNCTSLSMQATTLASTRTEGTCQHKRIAAFLDKGSGHKRRRLSNGASCSSTGKETHEHVVANEHEDHDSTIYVPNGCFPALEDESGQSEYMTEDDDEDDESYIFTGHGTECISSYQDPNHANCGIQYDPFDRIYRSVPSGHHVLEPVLNCTHCNAKRFQYENPTFCCMGGKVKIVTPTIPAEMRRLYTSQDPDAKYFQDNIRYFNSHFSFTSLGVILDQRYCNKKSGVYTFRAQGQIYHRIDQLVPIEDGPKHLQLYFYDTESDLQHRFHYSPNLDRVLIRKLATATFQMPYALRRLFATVLAFCEVTNVRALWNKHFEAMSDDFRRESISDEAVEKLVLGDIQDLLYSMGKDIKTFDLPNLLDADDLDILDAKELTEEMSIKVAKEDLELEATLNNEQQLAFDEIMDHVLHRKGKVFFIDGPGGTGKTYLYKALLAKVRSMGLIAIATATSGIAASIMPGGRTAHSRFKIPINVQEDIVCNINKQGGTAELLRRASLIIWDEVAMTKRQAVEALDRSLQDITESIGEDYVHLPEEMVIGSTTLGASGQLESCAFLDLELAISVNKRDLSSLCFLFDKVKKKLASPCYFRVSFKGIRRV